The following coding sequences are from one Augochlora pura isolate Apur16 chromosome 6, APUR_v2.2.1, whole genome shotgun sequence window:
- the Msl-2 gene encoding male-specific lethal 2 isoform X1, which produces MNATSLYVSTCRLVLQADADDPNSWTDLYRLVPYLRQSLSCTVCSNLLIEPHTPTETNCQHHVCRGCRGGRKKLKPSCGWCKDYDKYVENVQLRILLQCYKKLCEYLTNTNIYRSLILSVSSNKTGNSASAIGVTSLMELIQEGSGFKDEFKSTAGLSKSAYSILPCVYTSTTSTQTQGNTIQSSETISQSISESPAIRTVSNGSSIYSVMYAGSGNKITIKRKAAATEDTEVGQQDMDGNQHSSVGGVKCIPSSHLKYGTPSQKKSSKGSKSSGFKKPRSSSARSKRKGCRCGNATAIPGKLTCCGQRCPCYVESKPCVECRCRGCRNPHTADGLKIRPHIPELHNLQLQLSAPLDCDTLNSDPLGSVPQCLSTSPTTIQVLNVYSTPRLDIDNVPQNLPAALLVGEDAMISTESEAEDSDIQIDV; this is translated from the exons atgaacgCCACGAGTCTATACGTATCGACGTGTCGGTTAGTTTTACAAGCAGATGCTGATGATCCAAATTCATGGACAGATCTATATAGGCTAGTTCCTTATTTGCGACAAAGCCTTAGTTGTACTGTGtgttcaaatttattaattgaaccCCATACGCCGACCGAAACTAATTGTCAACATCATGTGTGCCGCGGGTGTAGAGGTGGACGTAAAAAACTTAAACCTTCGTGTGGTTGGTGCAAGGACTATGACAAATACGTCGAAAATGTCCAATTACGAATATTGTTACAGTGTTATAAAAAACTGTGCGAATACTTGACAAACACGAACATTTATCGAAGTTTAATACTTTCAGTGTCTTCCAATAAAACAGGCAATAGTGCATCTGCTATTGGTGTTACCAGTCTTATGGAACTTATACAAGAAGGTTCTGGCTTCAAAGATGAATTTAAAAGTACTGCTGGTTTGTCAAAATCTGCATATAGTATTTTACCATGTGTTTACACAAGTACAACTTCGACCCAGACTCAAGGAAACACTATACAAAGTTCTGAAACAATATCACAAAGTATATCTG AATCACCTGCTATTCGTACTGTATCAAACGGATCTTCGATATACTCTGTGATGTATGCTGGGTCTGGtaacaaaataacaataaaacggAAAGCAGCTGCTACGGAGGATACAGAAGTAGGACAACAGGATATGGATGGAAATCAACACAGCTCTGTAGGAGGGGTAAAATGTATTCCATCTTCCCACCTTAAATATGGGACCCCTTCTCAGAAAAAATCTTCAAAGGGCAGCAAA TCGTCTGGTTTTAAGAAACCAAGGTCGAGTTCTGCTCGAAGTAAGAGAAAAGGGTGTAGATGCGGCAATGCTACAGCAATACCTGGAAAACTAACTTGTTGTGGTCAACGATGTCCCTGTTATGTCGAAAGCAAGCCTTGTGTGGAGTGTAGATGCAGAGGTTGTCGAAATCCTCACACAGCAGATGGTTTAAAG ATTCGGCCACATATACCTGAGTTACACAATTTACAGTTACAACTATCAGCTCCTTTGGACTGCGATACATTAAATTCAGATCCATTAGGATCAGTACCACAATGCCTTTCAACTTCTCCAACAACAATTCAagtattaaatgtttattcaacTCCGAGATTAGATATCGATAATGTACCACAAAATCTACCTGCCGCCTTGTTAGTAGGAGAAGATGCTATGATTAGTACTGAAAGTGAAGCTGAAGACAGTGATATACAAATTGATGTGTGA
- the LOC144471211 gene encoding U2 snRNP-associated SURP motif-containing protein isoform X3, with protein sequence MPLIYLQMADKAIMKQIAEQKLKAFSIGTMGKRPLSKKELEEQRKKEQEQAAAQAFEEFVATFQETPSKTTSKVWVKAGTYDAGKRQEDTREKGKLYKPQSKLSELVDSRSSAEQAQEYARLLGSNERKLDRLGKKKKEGEKKKSNLELFKEELKMIQEEREERHKYKGVVKTVISAQSEDPMMAALKCVEDGSFDNGDPNTTNLYLGNLNPKITEQQLMEIFGKYGPLASIKIMWPRSDEEKARQRNCGFVAFMSRKDGERALKNLNGRDIMQYEMKLGWGKSVPIPPYPIYIPPALMEITQPPPPSGLPFNAQPHRRDRHKVLQNAVVKVVIPTERNLVMLIHRMVEFVIREGPMFEAMIMNRELNNPMFRFLFENYSPAHTYYRWKLYSILQGDGQKEWRTEDFRMFKGGSVWRPPPINPWTQGMPDELIEMEERQEPRRGSLSNSQRDRLEDLLRNISPERIKVAEAMVFCIEHAEAAEEICDCISESLSILQTPVNKKIARLYLISDILHNCGVKVNNATIYRKAFETRLLDIFSEVHQAYKQFDSRLKAEGFKVRVMRMFRAWEDWAVYSRDFLVKLQNTFLGLVLMDEPEPENDEDIDGAPLSDVDGDCAEDLDGVPLDGAALLKGAMKHGLTPQTTSNYDDIDGVPMDEDIDGVPMDEEDSLNIRNKDDDKKPSIPAGFVPSRWETVDPDQVEAQAMTTSKWEELGQNDDSNSQDTSMDSSGRDYNEERRTRLREIEVKIMQYQDELESGRRTLKSGMTIQGQVEHYRKKLIRKSEREMKDAKSEERDDDRRREKKRSTTPESPNHYRDRRRSSSPSSKSNRYRSRSRSPRGKRRSRSPYKKRVPVTPSPPRIRRTPSPSFSSRASRRSPGNERNDRKRRARSPSLSPPPPPRASKHRANSPPSPSPRKHRHKHKY encoded by the exons ATGCC GTTAATATATCTACAGATGGCAGACAAAGCTATTATGAAG CAAATTGCTGAACAGAAGCTAAAAGCATTTTCTATTGGCACAATGGGTAAAAGACCATtaagtaaaaaagaattagaaGAACAACGTAAGAAAGAACAAGAACAAGCTGCAGCTCAA GCATTTGAAGAATTCGTAGCAACATTTCAAGAAACACCTAGTAAAACAACGAGCAAAGTCTGGGTAAAAGCAGGTACCTATGATGCTGGTAAACGAC AGGAAGATacaagagaaaaagggaagcTATATAAACCTCAGTCAAAACTATCAGAACTTGTTGATAGTCGATCCTCAGCTGAACAAGCACAAGAATATGCAAGATTACTTGGATCTAATGAACGAAAATTGGACAGATtgggaaaaaagaagaaagaaggcgaaaagaaaaaaagcaatcttgaattgtttaaagaagaattaaaaatgattcaagAGGAACGGGAAGAAAGACATAAATATAAAGGGGTGGTGAAAACTGTCATTTCTGCTCAGTCTGAGGATCCAATGATGGCAGCATTAAAATGTGTTGAAG ATGGATCATTTGATAACGGAGATCCTAACACCACAAACTTGTATTTGGGCAATTTAAATCCAAAG ATTACAGAGCAGCAGCTAATGGAAATATTTGGGAAGTATGGACCACTGGCTAGTATTAAGATTATGTGGCCGCGTAGTGATGAAGAAAAAGCTAGACAAAGAAACTGTGGATTTGTTGCCTTCATGAGCCGTAAAGATGGAGAACGCgctttaaaaaatcttaatg GTCGTGATATAATGCAGTATGAAATGAAGTTAGGTTGGGGTAAGAGTGTACCAATTCCACCTTACCCTATTTATATTCCACCTGCTTTAATGGAGATCACTCAACCACCACCTCCATCTGGTCTTCCATTCAACGCTCAACCTCATCGTCGGGACAGGCATAag GTTTTGCAGAATGCGGTTGTCAAAGTGGTTATTCCGACAGAAAg GAATCTAGTTATGTTAATACATAGAATGGTAGAATTTGTAATTCGTGAAGGTCCAATGTTTGAAGCGATGATTATGAATCGAGAACTAAATAACCCAATGTTTAG atttttattcgaaaattattctccTGCACATACTTATTACCGATGGAAATTGTACTCCATACTACAAGGAGATGGACAGAAAGAATGGCGAACAGAAGATTTTAGAATGTTTAAAGGAGGAAGTGTGTGGAGACCACCGCCAATCAATCCATGGACACAAGGAATGCCTgatgaattaattgaaatggaAGAGAGACAAGAGCCTAGAAGAGGTAGTTTGTCGAACag tCAACGTGATCGATTAGAAGATTTATTGCGAAACATATCACCTGAAAGAATAAAAGTTGCAGAAGCAATGGTATTTTGTATAGAACATGCAGAAGCGGCAGAAGAGATCTGCGATTGTATTTCAGAATCACTATCAATATTACAAACTCctgtaaataagaaaattgcgaGATTGTATCTTATATCAGATATATTACATAACTGTGGCGTTAAAGTAAATAATGCTACTATTTATCGAAAAGC GTTTGAAACCCGATTATTGGATATATTTAGTGAAGTTCATCAAGCCTATAAACAGTTTGATAGTAGATTAAAAGCAGAAGGATTTAAAGTTCGTGTAATGAGAATGTTTAGAGCATGGGAAGATTGGGCAGTTTATTCACGAGATTTTCTTGTTAAATTACAGAACACTTTTCTAGGTCTTGTTTTg ATGGATGAACCCGAACCAGAAAATGATGAAGATATTGACGGAGCACCTTTATCCGATGTGGATGGTGATTGTGCAGAAGATTTGGATGGGGTTCCATTAGACGGTGCTGCTCTCCTTAAGGGTGCTATGAAACATGGTCTAACTCCACAGACGACTTCTAATTATGATGATATTGATGGTGTTCCTA tgGATGAAGATATCGACGGTGTTCCTATGGACGAAGAAGACTCTTTAAACATTCGAAATAAGGACGATGATAAGAAACCATCGATTCCTGCCGGTTTCGTACCATCTCGATGGGAAACTGTAGACCCCGATCAG GTAGAAGCACAAGCTATGACAACCAGCAAATGGGAGGAATTGGGTCAAAATGATGACTCTAATTCTCAGGACACTAGTATGGACTCTAG TGGCAGAGATTAtaacgaagaaagaagaacCAGACTGCGAGAAATTGAAgttaaaataatgcaataccAAGACGAATTAGAAAGTGGTAGGAGAACATTGAAATCTGGTATGACAATTCAAGGACAAGTAGAACATTATAGAAAAAAGCTTATAAGAAAg agcgaaagagaaatgaAAGACGCAAAGAGTGAAGAACGGGATGACGACAgacgaagagaaaagaaacgaagtaCAACTCCAGAATCTCCAAATCATTATAGAGATCGGCGACGATCGTCAAGTCCATCATCTAAAAGTAACAGATACAG gTCTCGTAGTAGATCGCCACGAGGGAAACGTAGATCGCGTTCACCGTATAAAAAACGGGTGCCAGTTACACCATCACCACCACGCATTCGACGGACACCCTCGCCTTCCTTTTCATCCAGAGCATCCCGTAGATCTCCTGGTAACGAACGAAACGACAGAAAAAGAAGAGCTAGATCACCATCCTTATCGCCGCCACCTCCTCCACGTGCTTCGAAACACAGAGCTAATAGTCCACCGTCTCCATCTCCGCGTAAACATAGACATAAGCATAAGTATTAA
- the LOC144471211 gene encoding U2 snRNP-associated SURP motif-containing protein isoform X1: MPLIYLQMADKAIMKQIAEQKLKAFSIGTMGKRPLSKKELEEQRKKEQEQAAAQAFEEFVATFQETPSKTTSKVWVKAGTYDAGKRQEDTREKGKLYKPQSKLSELVDSRSSAEQAQEYARLLGSNERKLDRLGKKKKEGEKKKSNLELFKEELKMIQEEREERHKYKGVVKTVISAQSEDPMMAALKCVEDGSFDNGDPNTTNLYLGNLNPKITEQQLMEIFGKYGPLASIKIMWPRSDEEKARQRNCGFVAFMSRKDGERALKNLNGRDIMQYEMKLGWGKSVPIPPYPIYIPPALMEITQPPPPSGLPFNAQPHRRDRHKVPRIRNLQTTDPQEKENFEKVLQNAVVKVVIPTERNLVMLIHRMVEFVIREGPMFEAMIMNRELNNPMFRFLFENYSPAHTYYRWKLYSILQGDGQKEWRTEDFRMFKGGSVWRPPPINPWTQGMPDELIEMEERQEPRRGSLSNSQRDRLEDLLRNISPERIKVAEAMVFCIEHAEAAEEICDCISESLSILQTPVNKKIARLYLISDILHNCGVKVNNATIYRKAFETRLLDIFSEVHQAYKQFDSRLKAEGFKVRVMRMFRAWEDWAVYSRDFLVKLQNTFLGLVLMDEPEPENDEDIDGAPLSDVDGDCAEDLDGVPLDGAALLKGAMKHGLTPQTTSNYDDIDGVPMDEDIDGVPMDEEDSLNIRNKDDDKKPSIPAGFVPSRWETVDPDQVEAQAMTTSKWEELGQNDDSNSQDTSMDSSGRDYNEERRTRLREIEVKIMQYQDELESGRRTLKSGMTIQGQVEHYRKKLIRKSEREMKDAKSEERDDDRRREKKRSTTPESPNHYRDRRRSSSPSSKSNRYRSRSRSPRGKRRSRSPYKKRVPVTPSPPRIRRTPSPSFSSRASRRSPGNERNDRKRRARSPSLSPPPPPRASKHRANSPPSPSPRKHRHKHKY; encoded by the exons ATGCC GTTAATATATCTACAGATGGCAGACAAAGCTATTATGAAG CAAATTGCTGAACAGAAGCTAAAAGCATTTTCTATTGGCACAATGGGTAAAAGACCATtaagtaaaaaagaattagaaGAACAACGTAAGAAAGAACAAGAACAAGCTGCAGCTCAA GCATTTGAAGAATTCGTAGCAACATTTCAAGAAACACCTAGTAAAACAACGAGCAAAGTCTGGGTAAAAGCAGGTACCTATGATGCTGGTAAACGAC AGGAAGATacaagagaaaaagggaagcTATATAAACCTCAGTCAAAACTATCAGAACTTGTTGATAGTCGATCCTCAGCTGAACAAGCACAAGAATATGCAAGATTACTTGGATCTAATGAACGAAAATTGGACAGATtgggaaaaaagaagaaagaaggcgaaaagaaaaaaagcaatcttgaattgtttaaagaagaattaaaaatgattcaagAGGAACGGGAAGAAAGACATAAATATAAAGGGGTGGTGAAAACTGTCATTTCTGCTCAGTCTGAGGATCCAATGATGGCAGCATTAAAATGTGTTGAAG ATGGATCATTTGATAACGGAGATCCTAACACCACAAACTTGTATTTGGGCAATTTAAATCCAAAG ATTACAGAGCAGCAGCTAATGGAAATATTTGGGAAGTATGGACCACTGGCTAGTATTAAGATTATGTGGCCGCGTAGTGATGAAGAAAAAGCTAGACAAAGAAACTGTGGATTTGTTGCCTTCATGAGCCGTAAAGATGGAGAACGCgctttaaaaaatcttaatg GTCGTGATATAATGCAGTATGAAATGAAGTTAGGTTGGGGTAAGAGTGTACCAATTCCACCTTACCCTATTTATATTCCACCTGCTTTAATGGAGATCACTCAACCACCACCTCCATCTGGTCTTCCATTCAACGCTCAACCTCATCGTCGGGACAGGCATAag GTACCTCGTATTCGCAACCTTCAAACAACAGATCCTCAAGAAAAGGAAAACTTTGAAAAG GTTTTGCAGAATGCGGTTGTCAAAGTGGTTATTCCGACAGAAAg GAATCTAGTTATGTTAATACATAGAATGGTAGAATTTGTAATTCGTGAAGGTCCAATGTTTGAAGCGATGATTATGAATCGAGAACTAAATAACCCAATGTTTAG atttttattcgaaaattattctccTGCACATACTTATTACCGATGGAAATTGTACTCCATACTACAAGGAGATGGACAGAAAGAATGGCGAACAGAAGATTTTAGAATGTTTAAAGGAGGAAGTGTGTGGAGACCACCGCCAATCAATCCATGGACACAAGGAATGCCTgatgaattaattgaaatggaAGAGAGACAAGAGCCTAGAAGAGGTAGTTTGTCGAACag tCAACGTGATCGATTAGAAGATTTATTGCGAAACATATCACCTGAAAGAATAAAAGTTGCAGAAGCAATGGTATTTTGTATAGAACATGCAGAAGCGGCAGAAGAGATCTGCGATTGTATTTCAGAATCACTATCAATATTACAAACTCctgtaaataagaaaattgcgaGATTGTATCTTATATCAGATATATTACATAACTGTGGCGTTAAAGTAAATAATGCTACTATTTATCGAAAAGC GTTTGAAACCCGATTATTGGATATATTTAGTGAAGTTCATCAAGCCTATAAACAGTTTGATAGTAGATTAAAAGCAGAAGGATTTAAAGTTCGTGTAATGAGAATGTTTAGAGCATGGGAAGATTGGGCAGTTTATTCACGAGATTTTCTTGTTAAATTACAGAACACTTTTCTAGGTCTTGTTTTg ATGGATGAACCCGAACCAGAAAATGATGAAGATATTGACGGAGCACCTTTATCCGATGTGGATGGTGATTGTGCAGAAGATTTGGATGGGGTTCCATTAGACGGTGCTGCTCTCCTTAAGGGTGCTATGAAACATGGTCTAACTCCACAGACGACTTCTAATTATGATGATATTGATGGTGTTCCTA tgGATGAAGATATCGACGGTGTTCCTATGGACGAAGAAGACTCTTTAAACATTCGAAATAAGGACGATGATAAGAAACCATCGATTCCTGCCGGTTTCGTACCATCTCGATGGGAAACTGTAGACCCCGATCAG GTAGAAGCACAAGCTATGACAACCAGCAAATGGGAGGAATTGGGTCAAAATGATGACTCTAATTCTCAGGACACTAGTATGGACTCTAG TGGCAGAGATTAtaacgaagaaagaagaacCAGACTGCGAGAAATTGAAgttaaaataatgcaataccAAGACGAATTAGAAAGTGGTAGGAGAACATTGAAATCTGGTATGACAATTCAAGGACAAGTAGAACATTATAGAAAAAAGCTTATAAGAAAg agcgaaagagaaatgaAAGACGCAAAGAGTGAAGAACGGGATGACGACAgacgaagagaaaagaaacgaagtaCAACTCCAGAATCTCCAAATCATTATAGAGATCGGCGACGATCGTCAAGTCCATCATCTAAAAGTAACAGATACAG gTCTCGTAGTAGATCGCCACGAGGGAAACGTAGATCGCGTTCACCGTATAAAAAACGGGTGCCAGTTACACCATCACCACCACGCATTCGACGGACACCCTCGCCTTCCTTTTCATCCAGAGCATCCCGTAGATCTCCTGGTAACGAACGAAACGACAGAAAAAGAAGAGCTAGATCACCATCCTTATCGCCGCCACCTCCTCCACGTGCTTCGAAACACAGAGCTAATAGTCCACCGTCTCCATCTCCGCGTAAACATAGACATAAGCATAAGTATTAA
- the Msl-2 gene encoding male-specific lethal 2 isoform X2, with translation MNATSLYVSTCRLVLQADADDPNSWTDLYRLVPYLRQSLSCTVCSNLLIEPHTPTETNCQHHVCRGCRGGRKKLKPSCGWCKDYDKYVENVQLRILLQCYKKLCEYLTNTNIYRSLILSVSSNKTGNSASAIGVTSLMELIQEGSGFKDEFKSTAGLSKSAYSILPCVYTSTTSTQTQGNTIQSSETISQSISESPAIRTVSNGSSIYSVMYAGSGNKITIKRKAAATEDTEVGQQDMDGNQHSSVGGSSGFKKPRSSSARSKRKGCRCGNATAIPGKLTCCGQRCPCYVESKPCVECRCRGCRNPHTADGLKIRPHIPELHNLQLQLSAPLDCDTLNSDPLGSVPQCLSTSPTTIQVLNVYSTPRLDIDNVPQNLPAALLVGEDAMISTESEAEDSDIQIDV, from the exons atgaacgCCACGAGTCTATACGTATCGACGTGTCGGTTAGTTTTACAAGCAGATGCTGATGATCCAAATTCATGGACAGATCTATATAGGCTAGTTCCTTATTTGCGACAAAGCCTTAGTTGTACTGTGtgttcaaatttattaattgaaccCCATACGCCGACCGAAACTAATTGTCAACATCATGTGTGCCGCGGGTGTAGAGGTGGACGTAAAAAACTTAAACCTTCGTGTGGTTGGTGCAAGGACTATGACAAATACGTCGAAAATGTCCAATTACGAATATTGTTACAGTGTTATAAAAAACTGTGCGAATACTTGACAAACACGAACATTTATCGAAGTTTAATACTTTCAGTGTCTTCCAATAAAACAGGCAATAGTGCATCTGCTATTGGTGTTACCAGTCTTATGGAACTTATACAAGAAGGTTCTGGCTTCAAAGATGAATTTAAAAGTACTGCTGGTTTGTCAAAATCTGCATATAGTATTTTACCATGTGTTTACACAAGTACAACTTCGACCCAGACTCAAGGAAACACTATACAAAGTTCTGAAACAATATCACAAAGTATATCTG AATCACCTGCTATTCGTACTGTATCAAACGGATCTTCGATATACTCTGTGATGTATGCTGGGTCTGGtaacaaaataacaataaaacggAAAGCAGCTGCTACGGAGGATACAGAAGTAGGACAACAGGATATGGATGGAAATCAACACAGCTCTGTAGGAGGG TCGTCTGGTTTTAAGAAACCAAGGTCGAGTTCTGCTCGAAGTAAGAGAAAAGGGTGTAGATGCGGCAATGCTACAGCAATACCTGGAAAACTAACTTGTTGTGGTCAACGATGTCCCTGTTATGTCGAAAGCAAGCCTTGTGTGGAGTGTAGATGCAGAGGTTGTCGAAATCCTCACACAGCAGATGGTTTAAAG ATTCGGCCACATATACCTGAGTTACACAATTTACAGTTACAACTATCAGCTCCTTTGGACTGCGATACATTAAATTCAGATCCATTAGGATCAGTACCACAATGCCTTTCAACTTCTCCAACAACAATTCAagtattaaatgtttattcaacTCCGAGATTAGATATCGATAATGTACCACAAAATCTACCTGCCGCCTTGTTAGTAGGAGAAGATGCTATGATTAGTACTGAAAGTGAAGCTGAAGACAGTGATATACAAATTGATGTGTGA
- the LOC144471211 gene encoding U2 snRNP-associated SURP motif-containing protein isoform X2 produces the protein MADKAIMKQIAEQKLKAFSIGTMGKRPLSKKELEEQRKKEQEQAAAQAFEEFVATFQETPSKTTSKVWVKAGTYDAGKRQEDTREKGKLYKPQSKLSELVDSRSSAEQAQEYARLLGSNERKLDRLGKKKKEGEKKKSNLELFKEELKMIQEEREERHKYKGVVKTVISAQSEDPMMAALKCVEDGSFDNGDPNTTNLYLGNLNPKITEQQLMEIFGKYGPLASIKIMWPRSDEEKARQRNCGFVAFMSRKDGERALKNLNGRDIMQYEMKLGWGKSVPIPPYPIYIPPALMEITQPPPPSGLPFNAQPHRRDRHKVPRIRNLQTTDPQEKENFEKVLQNAVVKVVIPTERNLVMLIHRMVEFVIREGPMFEAMIMNRELNNPMFRFLFENYSPAHTYYRWKLYSILQGDGQKEWRTEDFRMFKGGSVWRPPPINPWTQGMPDELIEMEERQEPRRGSLSNSQRDRLEDLLRNISPERIKVAEAMVFCIEHAEAAEEICDCISESLSILQTPVNKKIARLYLISDILHNCGVKVNNATIYRKAFETRLLDIFSEVHQAYKQFDSRLKAEGFKVRVMRMFRAWEDWAVYSRDFLVKLQNTFLGLVLMDEPEPENDEDIDGAPLSDVDGDCAEDLDGVPLDGAALLKGAMKHGLTPQTTSNYDDIDGVPMDEDIDGVPMDEEDSLNIRNKDDDKKPSIPAGFVPSRWETVDPDQVEAQAMTTSKWEELGQNDDSNSQDTSMDSSGRDYNEERRTRLREIEVKIMQYQDELESGRRTLKSGMTIQGQVEHYRKKLIRKSEREMKDAKSEERDDDRRREKKRSTTPESPNHYRDRRRSSSPSSKSNRYRSRSRSPRGKRRSRSPYKKRVPVTPSPPRIRRTPSPSFSSRASRRSPGNERNDRKRRARSPSLSPPPPPRASKHRANSPPSPSPRKHRHKHKY, from the exons ATGGCAGACAAAGCTATTATGAAG CAAATTGCTGAACAGAAGCTAAAAGCATTTTCTATTGGCACAATGGGTAAAAGACCATtaagtaaaaaagaattagaaGAACAACGTAAGAAAGAACAAGAACAAGCTGCAGCTCAA GCATTTGAAGAATTCGTAGCAACATTTCAAGAAACACCTAGTAAAACAACGAGCAAAGTCTGGGTAAAAGCAGGTACCTATGATGCTGGTAAACGAC AGGAAGATacaagagaaaaagggaagcTATATAAACCTCAGTCAAAACTATCAGAACTTGTTGATAGTCGATCCTCAGCTGAACAAGCACAAGAATATGCAAGATTACTTGGATCTAATGAACGAAAATTGGACAGATtgggaaaaaagaagaaagaaggcgaaaagaaaaaaagcaatcttgaattgtttaaagaagaattaaaaatgattcaagAGGAACGGGAAGAAAGACATAAATATAAAGGGGTGGTGAAAACTGTCATTTCTGCTCAGTCTGAGGATCCAATGATGGCAGCATTAAAATGTGTTGAAG ATGGATCATTTGATAACGGAGATCCTAACACCACAAACTTGTATTTGGGCAATTTAAATCCAAAG ATTACAGAGCAGCAGCTAATGGAAATATTTGGGAAGTATGGACCACTGGCTAGTATTAAGATTATGTGGCCGCGTAGTGATGAAGAAAAAGCTAGACAAAGAAACTGTGGATTTGTTGCCTTCATGAGCCGTAAAGATGGAGAACGCgctttaaaaaatcttaatg GTCGTGATATAATGCAGTATGAAATGAAGTTAGGTTGGGGTAAGAGTGTACCAATTCCACCTTACCCTATTTATATTCCACCTGCTTTAATGGAGATCACTCAACCACCACCTCCATCTGGTCTTCCATTCAACGCTCAACCTCATCGTCGGGACAGGCATAag GTACCTCGTATTCGCAACCTTCAAACAACAGATCCTCAAGAAAAGGAAAACTTTGAAAAG GTTTTGCAGAATGCGGTTGTCAAAGTGGTTATTCCGACAGAAAg GAATCTAGTTATGTTAATACATAGAATGGTAGAATTTGTAATTCGTGAAGGTCCAATGTTTGAAGCGATGATTATGAATCGAGAACTAAATAACCCAATGTTTAG atttttattcgaaaattattctccTGCACATACTTATTACCGATGGAAATTGTACTCCATACTACAAGGAGATGGACAGAAAGAATGGCGAACAGAAGATTTTAGAATGTTTAAAGGAGGAAGTGTGTGGAGACCACCGCCAATCAATCCATGGACACAAGGAATGCCTgatgaattaattgaaatggaAGAGAGACAAGAGCCTAGAAGAGGTAGTTTGTCGAACag tCAACGTGATCGATTAGAAGATTTATTGCGAAACATATCACCTGAAAGAATAAAAGTTGCAGAAGCAATGGTATTTTGTATAGAACATGCAGAAGCGGCAGAAGAGATCTGCGATTGTATTTCAGAATCACTATCAATATTACAAACTCctgtaaataagaaaattgcgaGATTGTATCTTATATCAGATATATTACATAACTGTGGCGTTAAAGTAAATAATGCTACTATTTATCGAAAAGC GTTTGAAACCCGATTATTGGATATATTTAGTGAAGTTCATCAAGCCTATAAACAGTTTGATAGTAGATTAAAAGCAGAAGGATTTAAAGTTCGTGTAATGAGAATGTTTAGAGCATGGGAAGATTGGGCAGTTTATTCACGAGATTTTCTTGTTAAATTACAGAACACTTTTCTAGGTCTTGTTTTg ATGGATGAACCCGAACCAGAAAATGATGAAGATATTGACGGAGCACCTTTATCCGATGTGGATGGTGATTGTGCAGAAGATTTGGATGGGGTTCCATTAGACGGTGCTGCTCTCCTTAAGGGTGCTATGAAACATGGTCTAACTCCACAGACGACTTCTAATTATGATGATATTGATGGTGTTCCTA tgGATGAAGATATCGACGGTGTTCCTATGGACGAAGAAGACTCTTTAAACATTCGAAATAAGGACGATGATAAGAAACCATCGATTCCTGCCGGTTTCGTACCATCTCGATGGGAAACTGTAGACCCCGATCAG GTAGAAGCACAAGCTATGACAACCAGCAAATGGGAGGAATTGGGTCAAAATGATGACTCTAATTCTCAGGACACTAGTATGGACTCTAG TGGCAGAGATTAtaacgaagaaagaagaacCAGACTGCGAGAAATTGAAgttaaaataatgcaataccAAGACGAATTAGAAAGTGGTAGGAGAACATTGAAATCTGGTATGACAATTCAAGGACAAGTAGAACATTATAGAAAAAAGCTTATAAGAAAg agcgaaagagaaatgaAAGACGCAAAGAGTGAAGAACGGGATGACGACAgacgaagagaaaagaaacgaagtaCAACTCCAGAATCTCCAAATCATTATAGAGATCGGCGACGATCGTCAAGTCCATCATCTAAAAGTAACAGATACAG gTCTCGTAGTAGATCGCCACGAGGGAAACGTAGATCGCGTTCACCGTATAAAAAACGGGTGCCAGTTACACCATCACCACCACGCATTCGACGGACACCCTCGCCTTCCTTTTCATCCAGAGCATCCCGTAGATCTCCTGGTAACGAACGAAACGACAGAAAAAGAAGAGCTAGATCACCATCCTTATCGCCGCCACCTCCTCCACGTGCTTCGAAACACAGAGCTAATAGTCCACCGTCTCCATCTCCGCGTAAACATAGACATAAGCATAAGTATTAA